A window of Lycium ferocissimum isolate CSIRO_LF1 unplaced genomic scaffold, AGI_CSIRO_Lferr_CH_V1 ctg10621, whole genome shotgun sequence contains these coding sequences:
- the LOC132041545 gene encoding uncharacterized protein LOC132041545, protein MAEYEACILGLRLALNMDVRDLQVEAASYASVTKKVVANFVRNNIICRFGIPKSIITDNRANLNSHLMKEMCAQFRITHRNSTAYRLQMNGAVEATNKNIKKILRKMIDNYKHWHKQLPYALLGYRTTARTLTGATPYQLVYGTEAVIPAEVEIPLLRILQEAELDDAEWIRKRYEQLALMDEKRMIAVCHG, encoded by the exons atggctgaaTATGAGGCATGTATCTTGGGTCTACGTTTAGCCCTTAACATGGATGTGAGAGATCTTCAG GTGGAAGCAGCATCTTACGCATCAGTAACAAAGAAGGTAGTAGCGAATTTTGTgcgaaacaacatcatatgccgaTTCGGCATTCCAAAATCGATCATAACAGATAATAGAGCTAATCTGAATAGCCACTTGATGAAAGAAATGTGCGCGCAATTTCGAATCACTCACCGGAATTCGACCGCATACCGGCTGCAAATGAATGGAGCTGTGGAAGCcaccaacaaaaacatcaagaagatcctaagaaagatgattgataaCTACAAACACTGGCATAAGCAATTGCCTTATGCATTACTGGGCTATCGTACTACTGCCAGAACTTTAACTGGGGCCACCCCGTACCAATTGGTGTACGGCACTGAAGCAGTAATACCAGCCGAAGTAGAAATCCCTTTACTTCGAATCTTACAAGAGGCTGAATTGGACGATGCGGAATGGATCCGCAAGAGGTATGAACAACTAGCTTTGATGGATGAAAAGCGAATGATTGCTGTTTGCCATGGTTAA